A window of Actinomadura viridis genomic DNA:
TCCCGCACGGCACGGGTCTGCAGCGAGGCCACGTCCGACCCGGCACCGGGCTCGGAGAACAGCTGGCACCAGATCTCCTCCCCGCGCAGCAGCGGCCGCACGTAGCGCCTCTTCTGCTCCTCGGTGCCGATCGACAGCAGCGTCGGCCCGCACATGCCCAGGCCGATGCCGAACGGCCCGACCGGCATCGTCGCGTCCCGCGCCGCCTCCTGGAAGACGCGCTCCTCGGCCGCGGACAGGCCCTGGCCGCCGTACTCGGCGGGCCAGGTGATGCCCGAGTAGCCGGCGTCGTACAGCTCGGCCATGAAGGCGCGGGCGGTCTGGAGATCGGCTTCGCGGGGCAGGTCGCGGGCGTGGGCGTCGAGCCAGGCACGGGCACGGCGCCCGTACTCGTCCAGATCCGTCACAGGGCGGCTCCTCCGGAACGGGTGCGATCAGTAGACACTTACGCTAGCGCGCCCAAAACCGAATGTCATTCGGATCGACATCTTCGCTCAGATTTTCGAATCACCCTGCGCATTCAAATGATCACTACTAGTGTCTTCCGCATGCCAGGAAGTGAACACGAAGTCTTGACCGAACTCTTCCGCGGCACGCCCGAATTGGCCCCCAAAGTCTTAAACGACCTCTTCGGCGTGCCCGTCCCCGACAACGCCACGGCCCGCCTCGAATGCGGCGATCTCACCGAATGGGCACCCACCGAGTACCGCGCCGACGTCGCCGTCGTCCTGGAGGCGCCCGATCCGGCCCTCGCCGTGATCGTCGAGGTCCAGCGATCCCGCGACGCCGACAAACGCCGGAGCTGGCCGGTCTACCTGACCACCCTCCACGCGCGGCTGAAGTGCCCGACGGTGCTGCTGGTCGTCTGCCCCGACAGAGGCACCGCCCGCTGGTCGACGAAGCCCATCCGGATCGGCCACCCCCGCTGGGACCTGCATCCCCTCGTCCTGGGGCCGGACCAGATCCCGGCCATCACCGACGTCCAGCAGGCGACCCGCGATCCGGAGATGGCCGTCCTGTCGGCCATCGCCCACGGCAACGGCCCCGGCGGCGAGCAGGTGCTGGAGGCGGTCCTGCACGTGCTGACCTCCATCGACCCTGCGTACAGGAATCGATACTATGACCTGGTATTCGTGGCGCTCTCTGAGGCTGCCCGAACCTATCTGGAGGGCTTGATGTCTGCCGGAACCTACGAGTACAAAAGCGAGTTCGCCCGTGGCTACTTCAGCGAGGGCAAGCTGGAGGGCGAGGCCAACGCACTGCTAAGGGTCCTCAAGGCCCGCGGGATCGAGGTCGAGGACGAAACGGCCGAACGGATCCGGAACTGCACCGACGCCGCCCAACTCGAAACCTGGATCGAACGAGCCGTCACCGCCGACAGCGTCCACGAACTCTTCGACTGACCCACCCGTCTTGCCCCCGGCCACACCCCGGCCGCCACCGCTGGGGCCGGGGCGTGGCCGGGGTCGGTCAGGCGGTGGGGGCCAGCGTCACGGTGACGGAGAGGTCGCCGGGGGTGTCCTCCAGGCTCAGGTCGGCGATCCGGCCCGCGGCCACCAGGTCGGGACGGGCGATGCTGGCGGTCGCGGACCCGCGGACGGCGGCGTGCGACACCTCCGCGCGCATCGACGCCTTCGCCTCGGACTTGGCCTTGCGGATCTGGCGCAGCGCCTCGGCGGTGGCGTCGAGCACGGCGGGGTCGCCTCCGGCGGGGAGGTCGGAGGACAGCGGCCAGGCGGCGCGGTGCACCGACCCCTCGCGCCACCAGGACCAGACCTCCTCGGTGACGAACGGGAGCACGGGCGCGAACAGGCGGAGCAGCACCGACAGGGCGGTGCGCAGCGCGGCGCGGGCGGAGTGGGCCTCGGGGCCGTCACCGTACGCGCGGGCCTTGACCAGTTCCAGGTAGTCGTCGCAGAACTCCCAGAAGAACCGTTCGGTGCGTTCGAGGGCGCGGGTGTAGTCGTAACCCTCGAACGCCTCCGTGGCCTCGTCGACCAGGGCACTCAGGGCGGCCAGCATCGACAGGTCGAGGGGCTCGGTGACGCGGGCGTCCCCGGCCTCGCCGAGGCCCAGGACGAACTTGGAGGCGTTCAGGATCTTGATGGCCAGCCGGCGGCCCACCTTGATCTGGCCGGTGTCGAACGCGGTGTCGGTGCCGGGCCTGCCGCTGGCCGACCAGTAGCGGACGGCGTCGGAGCCGTAGTCCTTCAGCAGGCCGATCGGGGTGACGACGTTGCCCTTGGACTTCGACATCTTCTTGCGGTCGGGGTCGAGGATCCAGCCCGACAGCGCGGTGGCCTTCCAGGGCAGCGTGCCGTGCTCCAGATGGGCGCGGACGACCGTGGAGAACAGCCAGGTACGGATGATGTCGTGGGCCTGCGGGCGCAGGTCATAGGGGAAGACGCGGGCGAACAGGGCCGGGTCGCGTTCCCAGCCGCCCGCGATCTGGGGGCTGAGCGAGGAGGTCGCCCAGGTGTCCATGACGTCGGGGTCGCCGGCGAAGCCGCGGGGCTTGCCGCGCTGGTCCTCGGTGTACCCAGGCGGGGGCTCGGAGGACGGGTCGACCGGGAGGGCGTCCTCGGACGGGACGATCGGGGCGTCGTAGCGGGGGTCGCCGGCGTCGTCGAGCGGGTACCAGACCGGGATCGGCACGCCGAAGAAGCGCTGGCGCGAGATCAGCCAGTCGCCGTTGAGGCCCTCGACCCAGTTGTCGTACCGGCCCCGCATGTACGAGGGGTGCCAGACCAGTTCCCGGCCGCGTTCCAGGAGGCGGTCGCGCAGGTCGCGGTCGCGCCCGCCGTTGCGGATGTACCACTGCCGGGTCGTGACGATCTCCAGCGGCCGGTTGCCCCGCTCGTAGAACTTGACCGGCCGGGTGATCTTCCGGGGCTCGCCGTCCAGGTCGCCGGATTCCCGCAGCAGTTCCACGACGCGTTCGCGGGCCGAGAAGACGGTCCTGCCGGCCAGCTCGTCGTAGGGACGGGCGGGCACTCCGGGGGGCGGCGCGGGGGCCAGCCGGCCGTCCCAGCCGATGA
This region includes:
- the valS gene encoding valine--tRNA ligase, whose product is MTDRPRTPEVPAKPSLDGLEEKWARRWDEDGVYRFDRTRPRAEVFSIDTPPPTVSGSLHVGHVFSYTHTDLVARYQRMRGRTVFYPMGWDDNGLPTERRVQNFFGVRCDPSLPYDPSFEPPAEPDPRRQIPVSRRNFIELCERLTEVDEQAFEEMWRRVGLSVDWSLLYTTIGAASRAASQRAFLRNLARGEAYGAEAPTLWDVTFRTAVAQAELEDRDHPGAFYKLRFTGTAPHRPVYIETTRPELLPACVALVAHPDDERYRELIGETVRTPLFGVEVPIVAHRLAEPGKGTGIAMICTFGDVTDVTWWRELDLPTRPVIGWDGRLAPAPPPGVPARPYDELAGRTVFSARERVVELLRESGDLDGEPRKITRPVKFYERGNRPLEIVTTRQWYIRNGGRDRDLRDRLLERGRELVWHPSYMRGRYDNWVEGLNGDWLISRQRFFGVPIPVWYPLDDAGDPRYDAPIVPSEDALPVDPSSEPPPGYTEDQRGKPRGFAGDPDVMDTWATSSLSPQIAGGWERDPALFARVFPYDLRPQAHDIIRTWLFSTVVRAHLEHGTLPWKATALSGWILDPDRKKMSKSKGNVVTPIGLLKDYGSDAVRYWSASGRPGTDTAFDTGQIKVGRRLAIKILNASKFVLGLGEAGDARVTEPLDLSMLAALSALVDEATEAFEGYDYTRALERTERFFWEFCDDYLELVKARAYGDGPEAHSARAALRTALSVLLRLFAPVLPFVTEEVWSWWREGSVHRAAWPLSSDLPAGGDPAVLDATAEALRQIRKAKSEAKASMRAEVSHAAVRGSATASIARPDLVAAGRIADLSLEDTPGDLSVTVTLAPTA